The following coding sequences are from one Candoia aspera isolate rCanAsp1 chromosome 13, rCanAsp1.hap2, whole genome shotgun sequence window:
- the LOC134504709 gene encoding C2 calcium-dependent domain-containing protein 4C-like has protein sequence MRAAHGEASLLGPLFLAGSPEKGQAGAPAAAFPNILTPDRIPEFCIPPRLAGPPPPPSLAPALRPHLIQVESAEEPLGPGQGATNSDPCSQAALSLPHVPRAQTSYGFCVLLESPHTRRKESIFHGEPSGSPLASPRPRAGSCGGREPACTPAAAPRWPLFSGQGPWDSDTASSSSESSPFGSPLLGRSPARPGCLFKAWSQERLPGRAWTSRRLSGGISRAGSWSVDEGSSTSDSSPGSPRRSSESLLPPPAFPLDLPRGLERLGREATVVMDKGGLLRLSSEHCPENRRLRIRLISVEGLYEEAALEPQSINCCVTFSLLPGKAQKQRSTVIKRSRNPIFNEDFFFVGISGDHLRHLSVRMKALNKGGNMKRDLVLGESEVPLTQILAA, from the coding sequence ATGCGGGCGGCCCACGGAGAGGCCAGCCTGCTGGGCCCCCTCTTCCTGGCCGGGTCCCCCGAGAAAGGCCAGGCGGGGGCGCCCGCCGCTGCCTTCCCCAACATCCTGACCCCGGACCGCATCCCCGAGTTCTGCATCCCACCGCGGCTGGCCGGCCCGCCGCCCCCGCCGAGCCTGGCCCCCGCCCTCCGGCCCCACCTCATCCAGGTGGAGAGCGCGGAGGAGCCCCTGGGCCCGGGGCAGGGTGCCACCAACTCGGACCCCTGCTCACAGGCCGCCCTCTCGCTGCCCCACGTGCCCAGGGCCCAGACCTCCTACGGGTTCTGCGTGCTGCTGGAGAGCCCACACACCCGCCGGAAGGAGTCCATCTTCCATGGTGAGCCCTCGGGCAGCCCCCTGGCCTCACCCCGGCCCCGGGCCGGCAGCTGTGGCGGCAGGGAGCCGGCCTGCACCCCAGCGGCGGCCCCCCGGTGGCCCCTCTTCAGCGGGCAGGGCCCCTGGGACAGTGACACGGCCTCCTCCTCCAGCGAGTCCTCGCCCTTCGGCTCCCCGCTCCTGGGCAGGTCCCCTGCCCGGCCCGGCTGCCTGTTCAAAGCCTGGAGCCAGGAGCGGCTGCCCGGCAGGGCCTGGACATCCCGGCGGCTGTCTGGTGGCATCTCGAGGGCTGGCTCCTGGTCAGTGGACGAGGGCAGCTCCACCTCCGACAGCAGCCCTGGCTCCCCCCGGCGCTCCTCGGAGAGCCTCCTGCCACCCCCTGCCTTCCCCCTGGACTTGCCCCGCGGCCTGGAGCGCCTGGGCCGCGAGGCCACCGTGGTGATGGACAAGGGAGGGCTGCTGCGCCTCTCCTCTGAGCACTGCCCCGAGAACCGGCGCCTGCGCATCCGCCTGATCAGTGTGGAGGGCCTGTATGAGGAGGCCGCGCTGGAGCCCCAGAGCATCAACTGCTGCGTCACCTTCTCGCTGCTGCCCGGCAAGGCCCAGAAGCAGCGGAGCACCGTCATCAAGAGGAGCCGGAACCCCATCTTCAACGAGGACTTCTTCTTCGTGGGCATTTCCGGGGACCACCTCCGGCACCTCTCTGTCAGGATGAAGGCCCTGAACAAGGGGGGGAACATGAAAAGGGACTTGGTGCTGGGGGAGAGCGAAGTGCCTTTGACGCAGATTTTGGCCGCGTGA